TATCCTTGTCCCAATTGCTTAATACAGCAACAATAGCATCGCCTAATGCTTCTCCTGTTAAAGCGCTTTCAACACCGCTTTTTACAAGATTACTAAAAATACCTTCGATTTCTTTTTTAAGATCTATAACTAAATCTCTAGCTGCTTGTTTAACTGCATCTGTACTAGATTGTTTAACTAATTCAGCTTCACGTTGTGAACTTGTTTTTAAATCATTGGCTTTTTTTTCTGCATCAAGTAGTATTTGTTTTGCTTTTGATTCTGCGTCAGTAATAATTGCTTTAGCGCTTTCTTCCGCACTCTTAACACCATCATTCTTAATTTTGTCAATTAGTTCTTTTAATTGAACATCCATGAAATCCCCCAATTCTATTTTACCTAATTATTAGACAAATTAATATAAATAAAAATTATTTTAATACCTACACCGTTTTAATACAAGATTAAATTGAAAGTTATTAGAAATAGTAATGTTCAGCATAAATTATACAGCCCATCTATTTTTTTTAATTTATTTAAAAACATATCATAGACAGCCATTGGATAGCCTCTTTTTTTAACAAATTCAAGTATAGAATTTTCTAAATTTGTTTTTAAATTTTCATCAGTTGATTCGTTTGCGATATTTTCAATTTGACCAATAATACCGCTTACACCCATGATCTCATCTTTAAGTACTACTAAATTTTCTAGATATACAAAATTTGTGTGCTCTAATTTATCATGTAATTCTTTTTCATAAGCAATGACGCTCGAAATGTCTTCAATAAGATGTGATAGTTCCAGTTTAAGAATTTTTAAATATTTTTCTTTTTTATATATCATAAAAAATACCTCTACTTCAAATATAAGCGGAGGTATTTTGAATTGCAAGATTTATTCTAACAAATTATAGACAATCTTTTGCTGTTGCAATTTGTATAAACTCAGGAGCTTTTTCGTTATCTCCAGGAGTTCCTGCAAGAATAACAATTTGGTCTTCTTTATTTATAAGTTTTTCATCTATTAAACTTTTAACTGTTTTAGTAACCAGTTCATCTCTAGTTTTACACTCTTCTAAAACTGATGCATATACACCATAAGAAAGAGCTAATGTTTTCATAACATCTTCATGCATACACTTAACATAAATAGGTAATTTACCTCTATATGAAGATACCATTCTAGCAGAAAAACCTGTTTTAGCATCAACAACAATAGAAGAGATATCTAATTGAGATGCTGCTTCAACAGCTTTCTTAGATAGGAAACTTCTAACTTGTTTAGCAGATGAAACTACAGGGTTATCTCTAAATTCAGGAGTATGGGATTCTACTTCAAGAGCAATTTTATTCATTGTTTTAACTGCTTCTAAAGGATATTTACCATAAGCTGTTTCACCACTTAACATTATAGCATCTGTACCGTCAAAAATTGCATTCGCAACATCACTTACTTCAGCTCTTGTTGGTCTTGGATTATCAATCATTGTATGTAACATTTGCGTTGCAGTAATAACTGGTTTAGCTCTTCTAATACATGTTGCGATCATTTTCTTTTGAATTGCAGGAACTTCTTGCGCTGGGATTTCAATACCTAAATCTCCCCTTGCAACCATAACACCATAACATTCATCAAGAATTTCTTCTAAGTTATCAACACCTTCTCTGTTTTCAATTTTAGCAATGATTTTTGCGTTAGATCCCGCTTTATCCAGTAATGCTTGAACATCTTTAACATCTTGAGCATTTCTAACAAATGAGTGAGCAATAAACTCAACATTGTGTTTAGCTGCAAATTCTATATAAGCTGCATCTTTTTCAGAAATTGATGGAAGATCTAAGTGAACTCCTGGAGTATTAATACTTTTTTTGTTCTTAATAACACCACTGTTTAAAATTTTCACAAATAGTTTGTCATCTTTTTTATCAACAACAACCATAGCAGTTTCACCGTCGTCAATTAAAATATCTGCACCTACAGAAATATCTTTAACAAAACCTTCATAGTTTGTAAAGAAACCTTTTTGATCTCCAAGATTTTCACCAATCGCAATAATTTCGCCTTCAGCTACTTCAATACCCTCTTTTGCAATGTTAGTTGTTCTAACTTCAGGACCTTTAGTATCTACTAATAAAGGGATTGAATTAGAAACTTTTCTTACATTGTCAATAACAAGTAATGAACCTTCATGGGATTGATGCGCAGTGTTTAATCTAACAACATTCATTCCATTATTGTAAAGTTCTGTTAAAAACTCTACACCACAATTTAAATCAGAAATTGTTGCAACAATTTTTGTTTGTTTTCTTTTATCCATTTGAAAAAGCCTCCACAGCTTAAAATTTACTCTTTTATAGTTTCCCTAAAGATAAGTCTCCATATATTTTATATATGTTCCCATCTTTTTTAACTTCCAATTCTCGATTTGGAAAGTATTTAGGTAATAACTTTTTTATCATTTCAATAGCACTTTGTTCAATACTATCACGAAAAGCACCATCAACTCTACTGAGTGTTGACAGATGCAGATCAATTACATAACCTCTACCCAATTCTGTTCCATAACCAGCAGAAAATGATGCACCAATATTAATTAGTCCATCCATTTCTTTATTAGATGTAGAACCCCGTTTCATTCTATTTGGGTGTAAAGGGTATTTATCCCCATATTTATCTTCTAAGAAATCATCAACTTCATCAAACATTTTTTTAAGTGTTCGATCCCATTCAATTGATTGATAACTTTGCATTATCTACCACCTGACAATCCAATTATTTTTTTCAGGGTTTAATAATAAATCAATTAAGTCTACCCTGTATTCAGTACTTTTTTCATTTAACAAAACACCTAAATTAATACTTGTTATATTTTCTGGTGTAGTTATTCTCATTTTAAAATAATGATCCCTAAAAATTTCCTGTAAAATTTCCAATGACTCACTATTTATATCATACTGTTTGCCATTTGTTAAACCCTGCTTTAAGATAGTAGATCTCCCATCTCTCTCTAAAGAAATTCTATTATCTTCTGGCAAAATACTATTTAGCCCTTCAATGCTTTTAAAAGAGAATCTTACACTAATAACAGTTCTATCATTTTCTTCTAAAATTATATAATTATCATAAGAAATATCATCACGATTTAATATTACTTCTTTTAAATAATCTTCACTTAAATTCAAAGGAATAACACTATCTTTTTCACTTTGGGTAGAAATGTCTTGCAATCCTTTATCCAAAATATATTTTATAGTAAAAGAACCACCACCATTTTTGTTAATTACCATATCAGATTCTATAGTTAAACACGACGTAAAACTAATAATAAATAATATAAAAACAGTTATTTTATAGTAGGGTTTTCCCCAAAATGAAAACATAATGTATTCTATCCTCTCAAGCAATTCCTTTCAAGTCAACTTAATAAAATTTAGATCGACTATCCTCTAGCTCCTGAATAATTGAATTATAACCAACAAATCTATCTTCATCGATATCTCCGTTTTCTATTGCATTTTTTATAGCACAGCCAGGTTCATGGGTATGTGTGCACCCTTTAAATTTACATTCACCCCAATACTTATAAAATTCAGGGAAAAAATGGGATAATACAGATGGGTCTACACCAAATAGGTTTAATTCTCTTATTCCTGGTGTATCAATAATTGAATATTCGGCTAAAGGAACCATAATTGCGTA
The sequence above is drawn from the Candidatus Delongbacteria bacterium genome and encodes:
- a CDS encoding V-type ATP synthase subunit E yields the protein MDVQLKELIDKIKNDGVKSAEESAKAIITDAESKAKQILLDAEKKANDLKTSSQREAELVKQSSTDAVKQAARDLVIDLKKEIEGIFSNLVKSGVESALTGEALGDAIVAVLSNWDKDKVSNLSVLLPANDEEAVKKVISKKLGDLLKSGLEIKPVKTISAGFKVSEKDGNAYYDFSAEGVGEMMATYLSPSLAGFVKDVKES
- the pyk gene encoding pyruvate kinase; protein product: MDKRKQTKIVATISDLNCGVEFLTELYNNGMNVVRLNTAHQSHEGSLLVIDNVRKVSNSIPLLVDTKGPEVRTTNIAKEGIEVAEGEIIAIGENLGDQKGFFTNYEGFVKDISVGADILIDDGETAMVVVDKKDDKLFVKILNSGVIKNKKSINTPGVHLDLPSISEKDAAYIEFAAKHNVEFIAHSFVRNAQDVKDVQALLDKAGSNAKIIAKIENREGVDNLEEILDECYGVMVARGDLGIEIPAQEVPAIQKKMIATCIRRAKPVITATQMLHTMIDNPRPTRAEVSDVANAIFDGTDAIMLSGETAYGKYPLEAVKTMNKIALEVESHTPEFRDNPVVSSAKQVRSFLSKKAVEAASQLDISSIVVDAKTGFSARMVSSYRGKLPIYVKCMHEDVMKTLALSYGVYASVLEECKTRDELVTKTVKSLIDEKLINKEDQIVILAGTPGDNEKAPEFIQIATAKDCL